A stretch of Lathyrus oleraceus cultivar Zhongwan6 chromosome 6, CAAS_Psat_ZW6_1.0, whole genome shotgun sequence DNA encodes these proteins:
- the LOC127096720 gene encoding ribosome biogenesis protein BRX1 homolog 2 — MGKKRKRSEKGEAAAVPKKDDVAPERPVRTLLGWKNKRESENENEIEVKNNGSSPIFRNKEKVLVTCSRRIVFRYRHLMLNIVSLLPHCKKDNKVESKETKGATLNELVELKNCSSCLFFECRKAKDLYLWMSKCPNGPSVKFLVSAVHTMEELKLTGNHLKGSRPLLTFSSNFEKDAHWKLLKEMLLQIFETPKDHRKAKPFHDHVFVFSIVDDHIWFRNYQISVPHNESDKLPRGGLDKMTLIEVGPRFCLNPIKIFGGSFGGPTLYENPFYVSPNQIRALQKKKKAGTFAKKVKAKTRRKRHEMANPLEPDEFADMWKD; from the exons ATGGGGAAGAAGAGAAAGCGCAGTGAGAAGGGTGAAGCTGCGGCGGTTCCCAAGAAGGATGATGTTGCTCCAGAAAGACCAGTTAGGACTCTTTTGGGATGGAAGAATAAGAGAGAAAGCGAGAATGAAAATGAAATTGAGGTGAAGAATAATGGTTCTTCACCTATATTCAGGAACAAAGAGAAAGTTTTGGTCACTTGCTCTAGGCGTATTGTTTTCAG GTACCGACATTTGATGTTGAACATTGTATCACTTCTGCCTCATTGCAAGAAGGATAACAAAGTTGAATCAAAAGAAACTAAAGGGGCCACATTGAACGAGCTAGTTGAGCTCAAAAATTGTTCGTCTTGTTTATTTTTCGAG TGCAGGAAGGCAAAAGATCTTTATCTCTGGATGTCAAAATGCCCGAATGGCCCATCTGTTAAATTTTTAGTTAGTGCCG TGCACACAATGGAGGAATTGAAGCTAACTGGTAATCATCTAAAAGGTTCCCGCCCACttttgacattttcatcaaatTTTGAAAAAGATGCACACTGGAAACTGTTGAAAGAGATGCTATTACAG ATATTTGAAACACCAAAGGACCATAGAAAGGCTAAGCCTTTCCATGACCATGTTTTTGTATTCTCAATAGTTGACGACCACATTTGGTTCCGAAATTATCAG ATCTCTGTTCCTCATAATGAGTCAGACAAATTACCTCGAGGAGGCCTTGATAAAATGACATTAATTGAG GTTGGTCCACGGTTCTGCTTGAACCCAATTAAAATATTTGGTGGCAGTTTTGGAGGTCCAACTCTATATGAGAATCCATTCTATGTGTCGCCAAACCAG ATTCGAGCTTTGCAGAAGAAGAAAAAGGCTGGAACGTTTGCAAAGAAGGTCAAAGCAAAGACAAGGAGGAAAAGGCATGAGATGGCGAATCCGCTGGAGCCTGATGAGTTTGCAGATATGTGGAAAGATTAA